In one Parambassis ranga chromosome 6, fParRan2.1, whole genome shotgun sequence genomic region, the following are encoded:
- the ppfibp1b gene encoding liprin-beta-1b isoform X7 translates to MMSDASDMLAAALEQMDGIIAGSKALDYSNGLFDCQSPTSPFMGSLRALHLLEDLRSVLEMMDTEERESLRCQIPDSTADNLVEWLHGHLSNGHISLGSGDHYQERLTRLESDKESLVLQVSVLTDQVEAQGEKIRDLDLCLDEHREKLNATEEMLQQELLCRSSLETQKLELMSEVSNLKLKLNNMEKERLDFDDRFRDSEDLILEINELRYRLTDLESEKLQYEKKLKSTKEELAMLRRQLEGKDGEMRRLQDDTSFKAIASSSTDPSEKVSHPDETLRKRLKEKHVEVQRMKKAVESLMAANEEKDRKIEELKQSLLRYKKVQDMVMSVQGKKEKTKDNEHVESPGDGSIAFVSANLMSLETENIDVEDMKRRSPDELVSPNGEIEEPSPTPSPSDPERVSESSPTDVESQDTAKTVSQENLDGSNNEKSTSEDINKVCEKPPVAPSATLPATTEDSFGSRKARSSFGKGFFKVRGGKKTNSTPNLDRSRSASAPMLAETERQGTDHLDLAGLPQRSSNSDSTHTLPTTPESRKKSKGIKKLFGKLKRSQSTTFNLDDNLPEGEFKRGGVRATAGPRLGWSRDLQRVNNDVDAPFARWSKDQVCEWLQEQGLGLYVNMARVWISSGQTLLQASQQDLERELGIKHPLHRKKLQLALQALGSEEEDNKGKLDYNWVTRWLDDIGLPQYKTQFDEGRVDGRMLHYMTVDDLLSLKVGSVLHHLSIKRAIQVLRLNNYEPNCLRRRPSDENNITPAEISQWTNHRVMEWLRSVDLAEYAPNLRGSGVHGGLMVLEPRFNVETMALLLNIPPNKTLLRRHLATHFNLLIGSEAQQLKQECLENPDYTLLTATTKVKPKKLSFGNFGSLRKKKQDENEEYVCPMDVEMPKGRSFQKGFELQIYEDDLDRLEQMEDSEGTVRQIGAFSEGIQNLTSMLKDDEFFKEISHSPNPSLTDDDSNA, encoded by the exons atgatgtctgatgcCAGCGACATGTTGGCCGCAGCCCTGGAGCAGATGGATGGCATTATAGCAG GCTCCAAAGCGCTGGACTATTCCAATGGTTTGTTTGACTGCCAGTCGCCTACATCCCCTTTCATGGGTAGTTTACGAGCGCTTCACCTTTTAGAAGACCTGAGGAGCGTCCTGGAGATGATGGACACAGAGGAAAGGGAGAGTCTACGCTGCCAGATCCCCGACTCCACAGCCGACAACCTGGTTGAGTGGCTCCATGGTCATTTG TCAAATGGGCACATCTCTCTGGGTAGTGGTGACCACTACCAGGAAAGGCTTACCCGATTAGAGAGTGATAAAGAGTCTCTGGTTCTTCAG GTGAGTGTGCTCACAGACCAGGTGGAGGCTCAGGGAGAGAAGATTCGTGATCTGGACTTGTGTTTGGATGAGCACAGAGAGAAACTCAACGCCACTGAGGAAATGCTACAacag GAGCTTCTGTGCAGATCTTCTCTGGAGACGCAGAAACTTGAACTGATGTCTGAAGTGTCCAACCTCAAGTTGAAGCTGAACAACATGGAAAAGGAGAGACTGGACTTTGATGACAGATTTAGGGACAGTGAG GATTTGATCCTTGAAATTAATGAACTGCGGTACAGACTAACAGACCTGGAGAGTGAAAAATTACAGTATGAAAAGAAACTTAAATCCACAAAG GAGGAGCTTGCCATGCTGAGGAGGCAGCTGGAGGGCAAAGACGGAGAGATGAGGAGGCTTCAGGATGACACAAGCTTCAAAGCTATCGCCTCGAGCAGCACAGATCCCTCAGAGAAAG TCTCTCATCCAGATGAAACTCTTAGAAAGAGGCTGAAAGAAAAAC ATGTGGAAGTGCAGAGAATGAAAAAGGCAGTTGAGTCATTGATGGCAGCGAATGAAGAAAAG GATCGTAAGATTGAAGAGCTAAAGCAGTCGCTTCTGCGTTACAAGAAAGTTCAAGACATGGTGATGTCGGTGCAAGGAAAGAAAG aaaaaacaaaagacaacgAGCATGTGGAGAGTCCGGGTGATGGATCCATTGCTTTTGTTTCTGCCAATTTAATGTctctggagacagaaaatatagATGTTGAAGACATGAAAAGAAGAAGCCCGGATGAG CTGGTGAGCCCTAATGGAGAGATTGAAGAGCCTTCGCCCACACCGAGCCCTTCTGATCCAGAGCGAGTATCGGAGTCCTCACCAACAGATGTAGAAAG CCAGGATACTGCCAAGACTGTGAGCCAGGAAAACCTAGATGGGAGTAATAATGAGAAG AGTACCAGTGAAGACATCAATAAAGTGTGTGAAAAGCCTCCCGTGGCTCCCTCTGCCACCCTGCCTGCCACCACAGAGGACAGCTTTGGCTCTAGAAAGGCTCGTTCATCCTTTGGAAAGGGCTTCTTTAAGGTCCGCGGTGGCAAGAAGACAAACAGTACCCCTAACCTAG ACCGCAGCAGGAGTGCGAGTGCGCCTATGCTAG CTGAAACTGAACGGCAGGGCACTGACCACCTGGATCTGGCTGGGCTGCCACAGAGGTCATCTAAcagtgacagcacacacactctgcccaccacaccagaaagcaggaaaaaatCTAAAGGAATAAAGAAACTGTTTGGAAA gcTTAAAAGGAGCCAGTCTACCACTTTTAACCTGGACGACAACCTACCAGAGGGTGAGTTCAAGCGGGGAGGAGTCCGTGCCACAGCAGGACCCAGATTGGGCTGGTCTCGTGACCTCCAACGAGTCAACAA TGACGTGGACGCTCCCTTTGCACGCTGGTCAAAGGATCAGGTTTGTGAGTGGCTGCAGGAGCAGGGTCTTGGCCTTTATGTAAACATGGCTCGTGTGTGGATCTCCTCTGGACAGACACTGCTACAGGCTTCCCAGCAGGACCTGGAGCGG GAGCTGGGCATCAAACACCCGCTGCACAGAAAGAAGCTTCAGCTGGCTCTGCAGGCTCTtggctcagaggaggaggataataAAGGAAAGCTGGACTATAATTGGGTAACAA GATGGCTGGATGACATCGGTCTGCCTCAGTATAAAACCCAGTTTGATGAAGGGAGGGTTGATGGTCGCATGCTGCACTACATGACAGTG GATGACCTGCTCTCTCTGAAGGTCGGAAGTGTTCTGCATCACCTCAGCATTAAGAGAGCCATTCAAGTTCTCCGACTCAACAACTACGAGCCAAATTGTTTGCGTCGTAGGCCATCAGACGAG AACAACATTACCCCTGCAGAGATTTCACAGTGGACCAACCACAGGGTGATGGAGTGGCTGCGGTCTGTGGACCTCGCAGAATACGCTCCCAACCTGAGAGGCAGCGGCGTGCATGGAGGCTTAATG GTGCTGGAACCACGGTTCAATGTGGAAACCATGGCTTTGCTGCTGAATATCCCACCCAACAAGACTCTGTTGCGTCGCCATCTCGCCACGCATTTCAACCTGCTGATTGGTTCAGAGGCTCAGCAGCTCAAACAGGAGTGTCTGGAAAACCCAGACTACACTTTGCTTACTGCAACCACCAAGGTCAAG CCAAAGAAACTGTCATTCGGTAACTTTGGTAGTCTAAGGAAGAAAAAGCAGGACGAGAATGAAGAGTATGTGTGTCCAATGGATGTGGAGATGCCAAAGGGAAGAAGCTTCCAAAAAGGCTTCGAGCTTCAAATCTATGAAGACGACCTTGACAGACTAGAGCAG ATGGAAGACTCTGAGGGAACTGTGAGACAGATTGGAGCCTTCTCTGAGGGGATCCAGAATCTGACG AGCATGCTTAAAGACGACGAGTTCTTCAAAGAGATTTCACATTCACCAAACCCCAGCTTAACAGACGACGACTCCAACGCCTGA
- the ppfibp1b gene encoding liprin-beta-1b isoform X8: MMSDASDMLAAALEQMDGIIAGSKALDYSNGLFDCQSPTSPFMGSLRALHLLEDLRSVLEMMDTEERESLRCQIPDSTADNLVEWLHGHLSNGHISLGSGDHYQERLTRLESDKESLVLQVSVLTDQVEAQGEKIRDLDLCLDEHREKLNATEEMLQQELLCRSSLETQKLELMSEVSNLKLKLNNMEKERLDFDDRFRDSEDLILEINELRYRLTDLESEKLQYEKKLKSTKEELAMLRRQLEGKDGEMRRLQDDTSFKAIASSSTDPSEKDVEVQRMKKAVESLMAANEEKDRKIEELKQSLLRYKKVQDMVMSVQGKKEKTKDNEHVESPGDGSIAFVSANLMSLETENIDVEDMKRRSPDELVSPNGEIEEPSPTPSPSDPERVSESSPTDVESSQDTAKTVSQENLDGSNNEKSTSEDINKVCEKPPVAPSATLPATTEDSFGSRKARSSFGKGFFKVRGGKKTNSTPNLDRSRSASAPMLAETERQGTDHLDLAGLPQRSSNSDSTHTLPTTPESRKKSKGIKKLFGKLKRSQSTTFNLDDNLPEGEFKRGGVRATAGPRLGWSRDLQRVNNDVDAPFARWSKDQVCEWLQEQGLGLYVNMARVWISSGQTLLQASQQDLERELGIKHPLHRKKLQLALQALGSEEEDNKGKLDYNWVTRWLDDIGLPQYKTQFDEGRVDGRMLHYMTVDDLLSLKVGSVLHHLSIKRAIQVLRLNNYEPNCLRRRPSDENNITPAEISQWTNHRVMEWLRSVDLAEYAPNLRGSGVHGGLMVLEPRFNVETMALLLNIPPNKTLLRRHLATHFNLLIGSEAQQLKQECLENPDYTLLTATTKVKPKKLSFGNFGSLRKKKQDENEEYVCPMDVEMPKGRSFQKGFELQIYEDDLDRLEQMEDSEGTVRQIGAFSEGIQNLTSMLKDDEFFKEISHSPNPSLTDDDSNA; encoded by the exons atgatgtctgatgcCAGCGACATGTTGGCCGCAGCCCTGGAGCAGATGGATGGCATTATAGCAG GCTCCAAAGCGCTGGACTATTCCAATGGTTTGTTTGACTGCCAGTCGCCTACATCCCCTTTCATGGGTAGTTTACGAGCGCTTCACCTTTTAGAAGACCTGAGGAGCGTCCTGGAGATGATGGACACAGAGGAAAGGGAGAGTCTACGCTGCCAGATCCCCGACTCCACAGCCGACAACCTGGTTGAGTGGCTCCATGGTCATTTG TCAAATGGGCACATCTCTCTGGGTAGTGGTGACCACTACCAGGAAAGGCTTACCCGATTAGAGAGTGATAAAGAGTCTCTGGTTCTTCAG GTGAGTGTGCTCACAGACCAGGTGGAGGCTCAGGGAGAGAAGATTCGTGATCTGGACTTGTGTTTGGATGAGCACAGAGAGAAACTCAACGCCACTGAGGAAATGCTACAacag GAGCTTCTGTGCAGATCTTCTCTGGAGACGCAGAAACTTGAACTGATGTCTGAAGTGTCCAACCTCAAGTTGAAGCTGAACAACATGGAAAAGGAGAGACTGGACTTTGATGACAGATTTAGGGACAGTGAG GATTTGATCCTTGAAATTAATGAACTGCGGTACAGACTAACAGACCTGGAGAGTGAAAAATTACAGTATGAAAAGAAACTTAAATCCACAAAG GAGGAGCTTGCCATGCTGAGGAGGCAGCTGGAGGGCAAAGACGGAGAGATGAGGAGGCTTCAGGATGACACAAGCTTCAAAGCTATCGCCTCGAGCAGCACAGATCCCTCAGAGAAAG ATGTGGAAGTGCAGAGAATGAAAAAGGCAGTTGAGTCATTGATGGCAGCGAATGAAGAAAAG GATCGTAAGATTGAAGAGCTAAAGCAGTCGCTTCTGCGTTACAAGAAAGTTCAAGACATGGTGATGTCGGTGCAAGGAAAGAAAG aaaaaacaaaagacaacgAGCATGTGGAGAGTCCGGGTGATGGATCCATTGCTTTTGTTTCTGCCAATTTAATGTctctggagacagaaaatatagATGTTGAAGACATGAAAAGAAGAAGCCCGGATGAG CTGGTGAGCCCTAATGGAGAGATTGAAGAGCCTTCGCCCACACCGAGCCCTTCTGATCCAGAGCGAGTATCGGAGTCCTCACCAACAGATGTAGAAAG CAGCCAGGATACTGCCAAGACTGTGAGCCAGGAAAACCTAGATGGGAGTAATAATGAGAAG AGTACCAGTGAAGACATCAATAAAGTGTGTGAAAAGCCTCCCGTGGCTCCCTCTGCCACCCTGCCTGCCACCACAGAGGACAGCTTTGGCTCTAGAAAGGCTCGTTCATCCTTTGGAAAGGGCTTCTTTAAGGTCCGCGGTGGCAAGAAGACAAACAGTACCCCTAACCTAG ACCGCAGCAGGAGTGCGAGTGCGCCTATGCTAG CTGAAACTGAACGGCAGGGCACTGACCACCTGGATCTGGCTGGGCTGCCACAGAGGTCATCTAAcagtgacagcacacacactctgcccaccacaccagaaagcaggaaaaaatCTAAAGGAATAAAGAAACTGTTTGGAAA gcTTAAAAGGAGCCAGTCTACCACTTTTAACCTGGACGACAACCTACCAGAGGGTGAGTTCAAGCGGGGAGGAGTCCGTGCCACAGCAGGACCCAGATTGGGCTGGTCTCGTGACCTCCAACGAGTCAACAA TGACGTGGACGCTCCCTTTGCACGCTGGTCAAAGGATCAGGTTTGTGAGTGGCTGCAGGAGCAGGGTCTTGGCCTTTATGTAAACATGGCTCGTGTGTGGATCTCCTCTGGACAGACACTGCTACAGGCTTCCCAGCAGGACCTGGAGCGG GAGCTGGGCATCAAACACCCGCTGCACAGAAAGAAGCTTCAGCTGGCTCTGCAGGCTCTtggctcagaggaggaggataataAAGGAAAGCTGGACTATAATTGGGTAACAA GATGGCTGGATGACATCGGTCTGCCTCAGTATAAAACCCAGTTTGATGAAGGGAGGGTTGATGGTCGCATGCTGCACTACATGACAGTG GATGACCTGCTCTCTCTGAAGGTCGGAAGTGTTCTGCATCACCTCAGCATTAAGAGAGCCATTCAAGTTCTCCGACTCAACAACTACGAGCCAAATTGTTTGCGTCGTAGGCCATCAGACGAG AACAACATTACCCCTGCAGAGATTTCACAGTGGACCAACCACAGGGTGATGGAGTGGCTGCGGTCTGTGGACCTCGCAGAATACGCTCCCAACCTGAGAGGCAGCGGCGTGCATGGAGGCTTAATG GTGCTGGAACCACGGTTCAATGTGGAAACCATGGCTTTGCTGCTGAATATCCCACCCAACAAGACTCTGTTGCGTCGCCATCTCGCCACGCATTTCAACCTGCTGATTGGTTCAGAGGCTCAGCAGCTCAAACAGGAGTGTCTGGAAAACCCAGACTACACTTTGCTTACTGCAACCACCAAGGTCAAG CCAAAGAAACTGTCATTCGGTAACTTTGGTAGTCTAAGGAAGAAAAAGCAGGACGAGAATGAAGAGTATGTGTGTCCAATGGATGTGGAGATGCCAAAGGGAAGAAGCTTCCAAAAAGGCTTCGAGCTTCAAATCTATGAAGACGACCTTGACAGACTAGAGCAG ATGGAAGACTCTGAGGGAACTGTGAGACAGATTGGAGCCTTCTCTGAGGGGATCCAGAATCTGACG AGCATGCTTAAAGACGACGAGTTCTTCAAAGAGATTTCACATTCACCAAACCCCAGCTTAACAGACGACGACTCCAACGCCTGA
- the ppfibp1b gene encoding liprin-beta-1b isoform X3: protein MMSDASDMLAAALEQMDGIIAGSKALDYSNGLFDCQSPTSPFMGSLRALHLLEDLRSVLEMMDTEERESLRCQIPDSTADNLVEWLHGHLSNGHISLGSGDHYQERLTRLESDKESLVLQVSVLTDQVEAQGEKIRDLDLCLDEHREKLNATEEMLQQELLCRSSLETQKLELMSEVSNLKLKLNNMEKERLDFDDRFRDSEDLILEINELRYRLTDLESEKLQYEKKLKSTKSLMAKVSSQKIKLGQMQYEKQRKEYKLQAMKEELAMLRRQLEGKDGEMRRLQDDTSFKAIASSSTDPSEKVSHPDETLRKRLKEKHVEVQRMKKAVESLMAANEEKDRKIEELKQSLLRYKKVQDMVMSVQEKTKDNEHVESPGDGSIAFVSANLMSLETENIDVEDMKRRSPDELVSPNGEIEEPSPTPSPSDPERVSESSPTDVESSQDTAKTVSQENLDGSNNEKSTSEDINKVCEKPPVAPSATLPATTEDSFGSRKARSSFGKGFFKVRGGKKTNSTPNLDRSRSASAPMLAETERQGTDHLDLAGLPQRSSNSDSTHTLPTTPESRKKSKGIKKLFGKLKRSQSTTFNLDDNLPEGEFKRGGVRATAGPRLGWSRDLQRVNNDVDAPFARWSKDQVCEWLQEQGLGLYVNMARVWISSGQTLLQASQQDLERELGIKHPLHRKKLQLALQALGSEEEDNKGKLDYNWVTRWLDDIGLPQYKTQFDEGRVDGRMLHYMTVDDLLSLKVGSVLHHLSIKRAIQVLRLNNYEPNCLRRRPSDENNITPAEISQWTNHRVMEWLRSVDLAEYAPNLRGSGVHGGLMVLEPRFNVETMALLLNIPPNKTLLRRHLATHFNLLIGSEAQQLKQECLENPDYTLLTATTKVKPKKLSFGNFGSLRKKKQDENEEYVCPMDVEMPKGRSFQKGFELQIYEDDLDRLEQMEDSEGTVRQIGAFSEGIQNLTSMLKDDEFFKEISHSPNPSLTDDDSNA from the exons atgatgtctgatgcCAGCGACATGTTGGCCGCAGCCCTGGAGCAGATGGATGGCATTATAGCAG GCTCCAAAGCGCTGGACTATTCCAATGGTTTGTTTGACTGCCAGTCGCCTACATCCCCTTTCATGGGTAGTTTACGAGCGCTTCACCTTTTAGAAGACCTGAGGAGCGTCCTGGAGATGATGGACACAGAGGAAAGGGAGAGTCTACGCTGCCAGATCCCCGACTCCACAGCCGACAACCTGGTTGAGTGGCTCCATGGTCATTTG TCAAATGGGCACATCTCTCTGGGTAGTGGTGACCACTACCAGGAAAGGCTTACCCGATTAGAGAGTGATAAAGAGTCTCTGGTTCTTCAG GTGAGTGTGCTCACAGACCAGGTGGAGGCTCAGGGAGAGAAGATTCGTGATCTGGACTTGTGTTTGGATGAGCACAGAGAGAAACTCAACGCCACTGAGGAAATGCTACAacag GAGCTTCTGTGCAGATCTTCTCTGGAGACGCAGAAACTTGAACTGATGTCTGAAGTGTCCAACCTCAAGTTGAAGCTGAACAACATGGAAAAGGAGAGACTGGACTTTGATGACAGATTTAGGGACAGTGAG GATTTGATCCTTGAAATTAATGAACTGCGGTACAGACTAACAGACCTGGAGAGTGAAAAATTACAGTATGAAAAGAAACTTAAATCCACAAAG TCACTTATGGCTAAGGTTTCTAGCCAGAAAATCAAACTGGGCCAGATGCAGTATGAGAAACAGAGGAAGGAGTACAAACTCCAGGCTATGAAG GAGGAGCTTGCCATGCTGAGGAGGCAGCTGGAGGGCAAAGACGGAGAGATGAGGAGGCTTCAGGATGACACAAGCTTCAAAGCTATCGCCTCGAGCAGCACAGATCCCTCAGAGAAAG TCTCTCATCCAGATGAAACTCTTAGAAAGAGGCTGAAAGAAAAAC ATGTGGAAGTGCAGAGAATGAAAAAGGCAGTTGAGTCATTGATGGCAGCGAATGAAGAAAAG GATCGTAAGATTGAAGAGCTAAAGCAGTCGCTTCTGCGTTACAAGAAAGTTCAAGACATGGTGATGTCGGTGCAAG aaaaaacaaaagacaacgAGCATGTGGAGAGTCCGGGTGATGGATCCATTGCTTTTGTTTCTGCCAATTTAATGTctctggagacagaaaatatagATGTTGAAGACATGAAAAGAAGAAGCCCGGATGAG CTGGTGAGCCCTAATGGAGAGATTGAAGAGCCTTCGCCCACACCGAGCCCTTCTGATCCAGAGCGAGTATCGGAGTCCTCACCAACAGATGTAGAAAG CAGCCAGGATACTGCCAAGACTGTGAGCCAGGAAAACCTAGATGGGAGTAATAATGAGAAG AGTACCAGTGAAGACATCAATAAAGTGTGTGAAAAGCCTCCCGTGGCTCCCTCTGCCACCCTGCCTGCCACCACAGAGGACAGCTTTGGCTCTAGAAAGGCTCGTTCATCCTTTGGAAAGGGCTTCTTTAAGGTCCGCGGTGGCAAGAAGACAAACAGTACCCCTAACCTAG ACCGCAGCAGGAGTGCGAGTGCGCCTATGCTAG CTGAAACTGAACGGCAGGGCACTGACCACCTGGATCTGGCTGGGCTGCCACAGAGGTCATCTAAcagtgacagcacacacactctgcccaccacaccagaaagcaggaaaaaatCTAAAGGAATAAAGAAACTGTTTGGAAA gcTTAAAAGGAGCCAGTCTACCACTTTTAACCTGGACGACAACCTACCAGAGGGTGAGTTCAAGCGGGGAGGAGTCCGTGCCACAGCAGGACCCAGATTGGGCTGGTCTCGTGACCTCCAACGAGTCAACAA TGACGTGGACGCTCCCTTTGCACGCTGGTCAAAGGATCAGGTTTGTGAGTGGCTGCAGGAGCAGGGTCTTGGCCTTTATGTAAACATGGCTCGTGTGTGGATCTCCTCTGGACAGACACTGCTACAGGCTTCCCAGCAGGACCTGGAGCGG GAGCTGGGCATCAAACACCCGCTGCACAGAAAGAAGCTTCAGCTGGCTCTGCAGGCTCTtggctcagaggaggaggataataAAGGAAAGCTGGACTATAATTGGGTAACAA GATGGCTGGATGACATCGGTCTGCCTCAGTATAAAACCCAGTTTGATGAAGGGAGGGTTGATGGTCGCATGCTGCACTACATGACAGTG GATGACCTGCTCTCTCTGAAGGTCGGAAGTGTTCTGCATCACCTCAGCATTAAGAGAGCCATTCAAGTTCTCCGACTCAACAACTACGAGCCAAATTGTTTGCGTCGTAGGCCATCAGACGAG AACAACATTACCCCTGCAGAGATTTCACAGTGGACCAACCACAGGGTGATGGAGTGGCTGCGGTCTGTGGACCTCGCAGAATACGCTCCCAACCTGAGAGGCAGCGGCGTGCATGGAGGCTTAATG GTGCTGGAACCACGGTTCAATGTGGAAACCATGGCTTTGCTGCTGAATATCCCACCCAACAAGACTCTGTTGCGTCGCCATCTCGCCACGCATTTCAACCTGCTGATTGGTTCAGAGGCTCAGCAGCTCAAACAGGAGTGTCTGGAAAACCCAGACTACACTTTGCTTACTGCAACCACCAAGGTCAAG CCAAAGAAACTGTCATTCGGTAACTTTGGTAGTCTAAGGAAGAAAAAGCAGGACGAGAATGAAGAGTATGTGTGTCCAATGGATGTGGAGATGCCAAAGGGAAGAAGCTTCCAAAAAGGCTTCGAGCTTCAAATCTATGAAGACGACCTTGACAGACTAGAGCAG ATGGAAGACTCTGAGGGAACTGTGAGACAGATTGGAGCCTTCTCTGAGGGGATCCAGAATCTGACG AGCATGCTTAAAGACGACGAGTTCTTCAAAGAGATTTCACATTCACCAAACCCCAGCTTAACAGACGACGACTCCAACGCCTGA